One genomic region from Deltaproteobacteria bacterium encodes:
- a CDS encoding DUF192 domain-containing protein: MQPRGARTAGAALLALVACGAREPAAVVHTAGGGRAEVAVEVAATPEAQARGLMYRRVLADGQGMLFVFPAEAPHQFWMKNTFIPLDMIFIAADGRIVGIHPNATPLSTAPLGVERPSRYVLEVPGGWAARRGVAPGDRVELRGIALNSP; the protein is encoded by the coding sequence ATGCAACCGCGCGGCGCTCGCACCGCCGGCGCGGCGCTCCTCGCGCTGGTCGCCTGTGGCGCGCGCGAGCCGGCGGCCGTCGTCCACACCGCCGGCGGGGGGCGGGCCGAGGTCGCGGTGGAGGTCGCGGCCACCCCCGAGGCGCAGGCGCGCGGCCTCATGTACCGGCGCGTGCTCGCCGACGGGCAGGGCATGCTGTTCGTGTTCCCGGCCGAGGCGCCGCACCAGTTCTGGATGAAGAACACCTTCATCCCGCTCGACATGATCTTCATCGCGGCCGACGGCCGGATCGTCGGCATCCACCCCAACGCGACGCCGCTCTCGACCGCACCGCTCGGCGTCGAGCGCCCGTCGCGCTACGTCCTCGAGGTCCCGGGCGGCTGGGCGGCGCGGCGCGGCGTCGCGCCGGGCGACCGCGTCGAGCTGCGCGGCATCGCCTTGAATTCCCCATGA